DNA sequence from the Pedobacter schmidteae genome:
ACCACTATCTGCTACTAGAATCATTTGCTAAAAATAGTAATCTTATTGAATATTTAAAGTGCCACTGATTTCTTTTAAGCTAATTTCTGTAAGTTTTGCCTGAAACTGGGCTTCCAGATAACGAGTAATGGCATCAATTGAGTTTTTCTGTGCCTCTCTCAGCTCCAAAGGAGAGATGCTACCCAGTCTGTATTTTTCGAGGGTAATGTCCAGGTTTTGTCTGGCAATGTCCACATTACTTTTTTCTATTTTAAGCAAATCCAGATTGGTGCTGTAGTTCTGATAGGTGGATATCAATTGCGCCTGTATATCCTGTTTCACCTTTTCAAAAGCCAAAGCTGACGAATTGATTCCGATTTTGGCATTACGCTCATTTTGTCGCTGTAAAAAACCATTAAAGACATTTAGGCTGGCAGTAAGGCCATATGTAAAACCAGTGGCACGTGTTTGGGTGTTAAAGCCGGTCGGACTTGCACTTTTCTGAAATTCGTAGCCACCATTTACAGCTACAGTTGGGTAGCGTTGGCCCTTTATCTGCTTTAAATTCAGTTCCGCTATTTTTTTGTTGATGAAGGCATTTTGCAGATCAGGGTTCAGATTGGCCATCTGGCCGGCAAGGGTCTTGTAATCCAACGTAGCATCGATGGCAATTTTATCCGATACCGTAAAATCAATGTTCAGGTCTCTTGCCATCACCTGATTCAAGGCTGTCTTGGCGGTTTTTAGTAAATTGATTTCCTGCAGGTAGGCCGAAGTATCGGTATTGTAATCTACTTTTGCGGCAAGGACATCCAGTTTAGAACCTCTTCCTATGGTTAGTTTATTATTGGCAATTTTTAGTCGCAACTGCGAAATATCCAGGGCACTGTCTCTGGCGGTTACCAGTTGCTGTGTTTTCAATACCGTATAGTAGGCATTGATGACATTACTTACCGTAGTTAAAATGGTTGCCTTTGCATTCACTTCGCCTTGTTTTTGCAGTTCTTTCAGCCGCTCGTAATTGGTAAACATCTGTAAGCCATCAAATATGGTCCAGCCCAGTGCGGCACCATAGTTCATACTGGTATTTCTTACACCATCCAGCGTTTGCTGGTTTCCATTGCTTTGCGTACGGGTAATGTTCTGTTTGTTGCCTCCATCCGTAAAACTGGCATCCAGGCGGGGTAACATGCCTGCATTGCCCGGATTTACATTGTTTTTGGCTACCTGGATATCATTGTTTACCAGCTTAATGTCGTAGTTGTTGTTGAGGGATACGGCAATTGCCTCCTCCAGTCCCAGTTTCTGTTGCGCAAGACCCATATGTGCAGTCATTGTCAATGCTGCTACCAAGCAAATTGCCACAATTCCAGTTTTTGCTGATGTATAATTAAGCATTCTCATGTTCCAGTGCTGCTTTTAAGGATTGTTCTAATTCTGTATTTGCCTTATGTTCTTTCGACCAGTAGGAGTAAATAGCGGGGATGACAAACAAGGTAAGGATTAAAGCGAAGGTTGTGCCCCCAACTATAACAATTCCCATACCCATACGGCTTTTTGCTGCTGCGCCCAGTGCCATGGCAATAGGTAAGGCGCCAATTGCAATAGCCAGACTGGTCATCAGAATTGGGCGTAACCTCGAAACTGAAGCTTCCCTGATGGCATCGTGTACGCTTTTCCCCTGCTCTTTCAGCTGGTTGGCAAACTCCACAATTAAAATACCGTTTTTGGTAACCAGGCCAATGAGCATAATGGTGCCGATCTGACTAAAAATATTCCAGCTTTGTCCAAATAACCAGAGGGATAAAAATGCACCAGCAACAGCCATTGGCACTGTTAAAATAATGATAACCGGATCGATAAAACTTTCAAACTGGGCTGATAGGATCAGATATACCAGCAGCAAAGCCAGGCCAAAAGCAAAAAGGGTGTTGGATGAACTTTCTTTGAAGTCCCTCGATTCGCCACCCAGATCGGTAGAGAACGATTCGTCCAATACCTTTTCGGCAATTTTGTCCATGGCAGCAATACCATCTCCTATACTTTTGCCAGGCGCCAGGCCTGCTGAGACCGTTGCCGCAGTAAAGCGGTTGTTGCGGTACAATTGCGGGGGACTACTTTCTTCTTTGGCTATGACCAGGTTATCCAGCTGTATGAGGTCATTTTTATCATTACGGACATATA
Encoded proteins:
- a CDS encoding TolC family protein produces the protein MTAHMGLAQQKLGLEEAIAVSLNNNYDIKLVNNDIQVAKNNVNPGNAGMLPRLDASFTDGGNKQNITRTQSNGNQQTLDGVRNTSMNYGAALGWTIFDGLQMFTNYERLKELQKQGEVNAKATILTTVSNVINAYYTVLKTQQLVTARDSALDISQLRLKIANNKLTIGRGSKLDVLAAKVDYNTDTSAYLQEINLLKTAKTALNQVMARDLNIDFTVSDKIAIDATLDYKTLAGQMANLNPDLQNAFINKKIAELNLKQIKGQRYPTVAVNGGYEFQKSASPTGFNTQTRATGFTYGLTASLNVFNGFLQRQNERNAKIGINSSALAFEKVKQDIQAQLISTYQNYSTNLDLLKIEKSNVDIARQNLDITLEKYRLGSISPLELREAQKNSIDAITRYLEAQFQAKLTEISLKEISGTLNIQ